A region of Thermotoga sp. Mc24 DNA encodes the following proteins:
- a CDS encoding glycosyltransferase family 2 protein translates to MRKCLLSVAMIVKDEEHNIRRALESIKDVVDEIVVVDTGSKDRTPEIVREYTDKLYFHEWKNDFSEARNFSLKFPTCEWILILDADEEASEEFRQNIRSFLESLSEDVNTVYLPTVSYLDWDFKKTEIASTPRIFRNGTVYYKNIVHNQAIYKPKVVHAPFRIYHYGYIWTRKLKKKKYERTGTLIREHLKNVKDPVEKIYYLIQLYKTKKIGGKKHEENKIAWETLQEIMKIGKIPAIGLEFLYIFGMELILNGFLEKGEELIDTAIKAFPENPDPYFAKLAIYERRKDWENLYQWGKKFLDVLNKALSQAEKYEFTITTIKEIGTAHLLMCHACVKLKKWNEAYEHLLKAIENDIDESKFILTLQIVSEISEKEDFQKVLKLIEKIAENSENLFFDEIVEKIAEFEIEASEKLLNKLPVSRRISKFILKRLVEKKDFLFEYLTNEDINSFVGKTGIPGLLFIFDLLREKETEGRLIRILSKIEGDEKLNGIIQALIGDLYLKLGNFSEAISRYRKTLELAPEIASFIKPVIEDLKTRLDPDIEGVYEELYRYFSGYREFPFNILEFAKEDAEKLYLISDHPLAIYTSAVAVFQKSKEKARTLLERIKDISKLPFYYYRLAKTWEEENPLKAFELHIKAVEENENLGDIALGRYKYNGLYPNQTFPFMKKEDEIIWVGNITERFSGFGAIHPVRAWKRKENFYYALPYPSDEALKLYKEREKEIMKEPPFKVKEEHIIEALLESDIRDLRIKGEAPGIESVLKDLEIELKENSKNFLVVSGVEETLDLNKLVENAERVLLFFFVPDLNDRNNPVWYYPGFRVLRTTHQMRKTLENLRFSVVKVRAVDKNLRFIEAFRRV, encoded by the coding sequence ATGAGAAAATGTCTGCTTTCTGTAGCCATGATAGTGAAAGACGAAGAACACAACATAAGAAGAGCGCTTGAAAGCATAAAAGACGTCGTAGATGAAATCGTGGTGGTCGACACGGGATCCAAAGACAGAACACCAGAGATCGTGAGAGAATACACAGACAAGCTTTACTTCCACGAATGGAAAAACGATTTCTCTGAAGCGAGGAACTTTTCTTTGAAATTTCCCACCTGCGAGTGGATTCTCATTCTGGACGCTGACGAAGAAGCTTCAGAAGAGTTCAGACAAAACATCAGAAGTTTTCTGGAAAGCCTATCAGAAGATGTGAACACCGTGTATCTTCCCACAGTGAGTTATCTTGATTGGGACTTCAAAAAAACTGAAATAGCATCAACACCGAGGATCTTCAGAAACGGTACTGTTTACTATAAGAACATCGTTCACAACCAAGCGATTTATAAACCAAAGGTAGTACATGCCCCGTTCAGGATTTATCATTACGGCTACATCTGGACAAGAAAGCTCAAAAAGAAAAAGTATGAGCGAACAGGGACATTAATAAGAGAACATCTAAAGAACGTGAAAGATCCTGTAGAAAAGATATATTACCTTATTCAGCTTTACAAAACAAAGAAAATAGGTGGTAAAAAGCACGAGGAAAACAAAATCGCTTGGGAGACTCTGCAGGAAATAATGAAAATCGGGAAAATACCTGCAATAGGTCTGGAATTTCTTTATATATTCGGAATGGAGCTAATTTTGAATGGGTTCCTTGAAAAAGGAGAAGAACTCATAGATACTGCCATAAAAGCCTTTCCGGAAAATCCTGATCCTTATTTTGCAAAGCTTGCTATTTATGAGAGAAGGAAAGATTGGGAGAATCTCTATCAATGGGGAAAGAAATTTCTCGATGTTTTAAATAAAGCTTTATCGCAGGCCGAGAAGTACGAATTCACCATCACAACTATAAAAGAAATAGGAACAGCTCACCTTCTCATGTGCCACGCTTGTGTAAAGCTTAAAAAATGGAATGAAGCTTATGAACATCTACTGAAAGCGATTGAAAATGATATAGATGAGTCTAAATTCATCCTCACACTTCAAATTGTTTCAGAGATAAGCGAAAAAGAAGACTTCCAAAAGGTACTTAAATTAATCGAAAAGATCGCCGAAAACTCTGAAAACCTGTTTTTCGATGAAATAGTTGAGAAAATAGCGGAATTCGAGATTGAAGCATCCGAAAAGCTTTTGAACAAACTCCCTGTTTCAAGGAGAATCTCCAAATTCATTTTGAAGAGATTAGTAGAAAAGAAGGATTTCCTGTTCGAATACCTTACAAACGAGGACATAAACTCCTTCGTGGGAAAAACAGGTATCCCCGGACTTCTTTTCATCTTCGATCTTTTGAGAGAGAAAGAAACAGAAGGAAGACTCATCAGAATCCTCTCAAAGATCGAAGGTGATGAAAAACTTAACGGCATTATCCAGGCTCTCATCGGTGACCTGTATCTGAAACTTGGGAATTTCTCGGAAGCCATCTCAAGGTACAGAAAAACACTGGAACTGGCTCCGGAGATAGCAAGCTTCATAAAACCCGTGATAGAAGATCTGAAAACAAGACTCGACCCGGACATAGAAGGAGTTTACGAGGAATTGTACAGATACTTCTCCGGCTACAGAGAGTTTCCGTTCAACATCCTCGAATTCGCAAAAGAAGACGCAGAAAAACTGTATCTCATCTCCGATCACCCACTCGCCATCTACACCTCAGCAGTGGCTGTGTTCCAAAAAAGCAAAGAAAAAGCAAGAACGCTTCTTGAAAGAATAAAAGACATCTCAAAACTTCCATTCTACTATTACCGTCTCGCAAAAACCTGGGAAGAAGAGAATCCATTGAAAGCTTTCGAACTTCACATAAAAGCAGTGGAAGAAAACGAAAATCTGGGAGACATAGCACTTGGAAGATACAAATACAACGGGCTTTATCCGAATCAGACATTTCCGTTCATGAAAAAAGAGGATGAAATCATCTGGGTGGGAAACATAACAGAGAGATTCTCTGGTTTTGGTGCGATTCACCCTGTCAGAGCGTGGAAGAGAAAAGAAAACTTCTACTACGCGCTTCCATATCCATCAGATGAAGCCTTGAAGCTCTACAAAGAAAGAGAAAAGGAAATCATGAAAGAACCTCCATTCAAAGTGAAAGAAGAACACATAATAGAAGCTCTTCTGGAGAGCGATATAAGGGACCTGAGAATCAAAGGAGAAGCTCCTGGGATTGAGTCCGTCCTGAAAGATCTGGAAATAGAGTTGAAAGAAAACTCGAAGAACTTCCTTGTTGTTTCTGGTGTGGAAGAGACACTAGACCTGAATAAACTTGTTGAAAATGCTGAAAGAGTGCTTCTTTTCTTCTTCGTGCCTGATTTGAATGATAGAAACAACCCCGTGTGGTATTATCCTGGCTTCAGAGTATTGAGAACCACTCATCAAATGAGGAAAACTCTGGAAAATCTGAGATTCTCCGTTGTTAAAGTGAGAGCAGTTGATAAAAACCTCAGGTTCATTGAAGCCTTCAGGAGGGTCTGA